A window from Gossypium raimondii isolate GPD5lz chromosome 7, ASM2569854v1, whole genome shotgun sequence encodes these proteins:
- the LOC105802393 gene encoding LOW QUALITY PROTEIN: condensin complex subunit 2 (The sequence of the model RefSeq protein was modified relative to this genomic sequence to represent the inferred CDS: deleted 1 base in 1 codon; substituted 2 bases at 2 genomic stop codons), whose protein sequence is MAEVLSPNARPRIPMASRIQSPTSPFFLGSNDDKLERVQARAARVAAIRRKPVLSHPQSPTDSDPCLSKDQILELFQNCIKLASENKINQKNTWELNLIDHLREVIXVEEENDVETNFQKASCTLEAGVKIYSLSVDSVHSEAYKVLGGINRAGQENEQDSVVENGNIDTTLEVNPKKETDKKMSPLSTLESSFEALNVKKFDVAFAVDPLYHQTSAQFDEGGAKGLLLNNLGVYAGCRVLFDSFEVPGKEIPSSNQHDISETIDLSFAGEYLERMVLNMQTKDEISPTLHNIVNQLYEENRRPLENFSCSQRSTELADAINNESEFDGVAFESFDNDGFDHDDQPSIVDEEFNREEPTFTTYHEVXHRLFSFNNPDADDRFEKVDDYLFLNLGFTLKQNAWGGPDHWKYRKTEGSENIADEENMEVSTTKKAKNKKQAEPDIDFTKALDNEMPDIFAPPQNLKSLLLPSNRAPCNTKLPEDCHYQPEDLVKLFLIPDMIVMFTTSLLLKDGLDVIAEFGTVTLVCLKLLF, encoded by the exons ATGGCGGAAGTTTTGAGCCCTAACGCTAGGCCTAGGATCCCTATGGCCTCTCGCATCCAGTCC CCCACAAGTCCCTTCTTCCTGGGCTCTAACGACGACAAACTCGAGCGTGTCCAGGCTCGAGCCGCTCGAGTCGCCGCCATCCGCCGCAAGCCCGTTCTTTCCCATCCTCAGTCGCCTACTGATTCCGACCCTTGCCTATCTAAAGACCAGATTCTGGAGTTGTTCCAAAATTGCATTAAATTGGCCAGTGAAAAT aaaattaatcaaaagaacACTTGGGAGCTGAATTTAATAGACCATCTTCGCGAGGTTATCTAGGTCGAAGAAGAAAATGACGTTGAGACGAACTTTCAAAAG gCCAGTTGTACTTTGGAAGCTGGTGTTAAGATTTATTCATTGAGCGTGGATTCGGTTCATTCAGAAGCATACAAGGTTCTTGGTGGGATAAACAGAGCAGGTCAAGAAAATGAGCAAG ATTCTGTGGTGGAGAATGGAAATATTGATACCACACTGGAAGTGAATCCTAAGAAAGAGACAGATAAAAAG ATGTCACCTTTATCAACGCTGGAATCTTCTTTTGAGGCTCTTAatgtaaagaaatttgatg TAGCATTTGCAGTGGATCCTCTCTATCATCAAACATCTGCACAATTTGATGAAGGTGGAGCCAAGGGTCTATTGTTGAATAATCTTGGTGTTTATGCTGGATGTCGTGTTCTCTTTGATTCATTCGAAGTGCCAGGGAAGGAAATTCCTTCTTCAAATCAGCATGATATATCTGAAACAATTGATCTATCTTTTGCTGGAg AATACCTTGAGCGTATGGTGTTGAACATGCAAACAAAAGATGAGATTTCTCCAACTCTCCATAATATAGTCAATCAACTTTATGAAGAGAACAGAAGGCCACTGGAGAACTTTTCCTGCAGCCAGAGATCAACAGAGCTAGCTGATGCTATAAATAATGAAAGCGAGTTTGATGGTGTTGCATTTGAGAGTTTTGACAATGATGGTTTCGATCATGATGACCAACCAAGCATTGTTGATGAGGAATTTAACAGGGAAGAGCCAACTTTTACGACTTATCACGAGGTTTAACAT cgattattttctttcaacaaTCCTGATGCAGATGACAGATTTGAGAAAGTTGATGATTATTTGTTTTTGAACCTGGGATTTACTTTGAAACAAAATGCTTGGGGTGGTCCTGATCATTGGAAATACAGAAAAACTGAAG GTTCTGAGAATATTGCTGATGAAGAAAATATGGAAGTGTCAACTACAAAGAAAGccaaaaataagaaacaagCTGAGCCTGATATTGATTTCACTAAAGCCTTGGATAATGAAATGCCTGACATCTTTGCTCCTCCCCAGAATCTTAAGTCATTGCTTCTACCTTCAAACAGAGCACCTTGTAATACAAAGCTTCCTGAAGATTGTCACTATCAACCTGAGGACCTTGTAAAATTGTTTCTTATACCCGACATGATAGTAATGTTTACCACCAGTTTGCTACTAAAAGATGGCTTGGATGTTATAGCCGAATTTGGAACAGTTACATTAGTTTGTTTAAAACTCTTGTTTTAA